One segment of Brassica napus cultivar Da-Ae unplaced genomic scaffold, Da-Ae ScsIHWf_1176;HRSCAF=1685, whole genome shotgun sequence DNA contains the following:
- the LOC125596305 gene encoding uncharacterized protein LOC125596305, with amino-acid sequence MKGGTVSFLFVLLISTFTSIFCFRDGMLPNGDFELGPKPSDMKGTQVINKNAIPSWELTGFVEYIKSGQKQGDMLLVVPAGKFAVRLGNEASIKQRLNVTKGMYYSLTFSAARTCAQDERLNISVAPDSGVIPIQTVYSSSGWDLYAWAFQAESNVAEIVIHNPGEEEDPACGPLIDGVAIKALYPPRPTNKNILKNGGFEEGPYLLPNSTTGVLIPPFIEDDHSPLPAWMIESLKAVKYVDVEHFSVPQGRRAVELVAGKESAIAQVARTIIGKTYVLSFAVGDANNACEGSMIVEAFAGRDTLKVPYESKGKGGFKRATLRFVAVSTRTRVMFYSTFYAMRSDDFSSLCGPVIDDVKLLSVRKA; translated from the exons TCTTCTCATCTCCACCTTCACCTCCATTTTCTGCTTCCGTGATG GGATGTTACCAAACGGTGATTTTGAGCTAGGACCAAAACCATCAGACATGAAAGGAACACAAGTGATAAACAAGAACGCTATTCCAAGCTGGGAGCTTACAGGCTTCGTCGAATACATAAAATCCGGTCAAAAACAAGGAGACATGCTCCTAGTAGTCCCTGCCGGAAAATTCGCCGTCCGGCTAGGAAACGAAGCATCGATCAAACAGAGACTTAACGTGACCAAAGGAATGTATTACTCGCTCACGTTCAGTGCCGCAAGGACTTGTGCTCAAGACGAACGGCTCAACATATCGGTGGCCCCTGACTCGGGCGTCATTCCTATACAGACTGTGTACAGTAGCAGTGGATGGGACCTATACGCTTGGGCGTTTCAAGCTGAGAGTAACGTGGCAGAGATCGTGATTCACAATCCTGGCGAGGAAGAAGATCCTGCTTGTGGACCACTTATTGATGGTGTTGCCATCAAGGCTCTATACCCTCCAAGACCTACCAATA aGAACATATTGAAAAATGGAGGATTCGAAGAAGGTCCCTATCTACTCCCAAACTCCACAACCGGCGTTCTGATTCCTCCATTCATAGAAGATGACCACTCTCCTTTACCCGCTTGGATGATAGAATCCCTCAAAGCCGTCAAATACGTTGACGTCGAACACTTCTCAGTCCCACAAGGCCGTAGAGCCGTCGAGCTAGTTGCAGGGAAAGAAAGCGCGATCGCTCAGGTGGCTAGGACCATCATAGGGAAGACATACGTGCTTTCTTTTGCGGTTGGAGACGCGAACAACGCGTGCGAAGGCTCGATGATAGTCGAGGCGTTTGCGGGAAGAGACACGTTAAAGGTTCCTTACGAGTCGAAAGGGAAGGGAGGTTTCAAACGCGCTACTTTGCGGTTTGTGGCGGTTTCGACCCGCACGAGGGTTATGTTTTACAGCACGTTTTATGCGATGAGAAGCGATGATTTCTCGTCGCTGTGTGGTCCCGTGATCGACGATGTTAAGCTCCTCAGCGTTCGCAAGGCTTAA